From a single Pseudalkalibacillus hwajinpoensis genomic region:
- a CDS encoding DNA alkylation repair protein yields MVTVKLIQEALAPFCNCAQAKQMESYMRDQFPFLGIKTPERRKAVKEVLKAQEFPNEEVLKNLVYTLWNLKEREYQNVALDLLDRVKHYPIDYIELIETLMTTKSWWDTVDGLAVHSAGTYFQQFPDRTRGITEKWITSQNMWLNRSAILFQLSYKNKTDFEMLKRYILIHANSNEFFHQKAIGWALREYSKTNSEDVVNFVNENNLAPLSKREALKFLKKQQNTHHTK; encoded by the coding sequence ATGGTAACCGTCAAACTGATACAAGAAGCACTCGCTCCTTTTTGCAATTGCGCGCAAGCGAAACAAATGGAATCGTATATGCGAGATCAATTTCCTTTCCTTGGAATCAAAACACCAGAAAGAAGAAAAGCAGTTAAGGAAGTCTTGAAAGCACAGGAATTCCCTAACGAAGAAGTGCTTAAAAATTTAGTTTACACGCTATGGAACCTCAAAGAAAGAGAATACCAGAACGTTGCACTTGACCTTCTTGATCGTGTAAAACACTATCCAATTGATTACATCGAGTTGATTGAAACCCTTATGACTACGAAATCATGGTGGGATACTGTGGACGGACTGGCCGTACATAGTGCAGGAACCTACTTTCAGCAGTTCCCCGATCGAACACGCGGCATAACTGAAAAATGGATAACAAGTCAGAACATGTGGTTAAATCGCAGTGCCATCCTCTTTCAGCTATCCTACAAAAACAAAACTGATTTTGAAATGTTGAAGCGGTATATCTTAATTCATGCAAACTCCAACGAATTCTTCCATCAAAAGGCGATCGGCTGGGCACTTAGAGAATATTCCAAAACAAACAGTGAAGATGTGGTGAATTTTGTAAACGAAAATAACCTCGCCCCACTTAGTAAACGAGAAGCACTTAAATTCTTAAAAAAACAACAAAACACCCATCACACGAAGTAA